In the bacterium genome, AATTTATTCAAGTAAGGATATAATAGGAGTTGAAGTTGGAGGAGCATTTAAAAATATTATTGCTATAGGAGCAGGAATAATTGATGGTCTTAAACTCGGAATTAACACAAAATCATCTTATCTTACAAGAGGTTTAAATGAAATGATAAAAATTGGTACTTTTCTTGGAGGGGAAGAAAAAACATTTAGAGGACTTTCAGGTATGGGTGATTTGATAACCACTTCATTTTCAAAATATAGTAGAAACAGGTCATTTGGAGAAGGGATTGTAAAGATAGGAAAAGAAAAATACTTAAAAAATGCAAAAATGGTAATTGAAGGAATCCCAACTACAAGAGCATTTTATAAATTGAGCAAAAAACTTGATATTGAACTTCCAATTACAGAAGCAATTTACAGGATTATTTATAAAAACAGTGATGTAAGAAAAGAAATAAAAAAACTTATGCTAAGGGAACTTAAAAAAGAATGAAAGGTAAATTTTATTACATAAAGGATGTATCAAAATTACTGGATATTCCCTCTCATATATTGAGATACTGGGAAAAGGAATTAAACTTTAAAATAATGAGGGACAAAAAAGGCAATAGAATTTATACAGAAAATGATATTGAAATGTTGAAAAATGTGAAGTTAATGATTTATAGAGATGGTTTTAAGATTAGAGGAGTAAAGAAAAAACTGAAAGAGAAAAAATTGGAAAATAAAAAAGAATATGTTAAATTATTAAATAAAATCTTAAAAAAAATAAAGGAAATAAAAAAATGTTTACAATAGGAGTACTTGCTTCTGGAAAAGGGACAAATCTTCAGGCAATAATTGATTATATAAAAGAGGAAAATTTACAGATAAAAATCGGGGTTGTGATAAGTGACAATCCCCAGGCATATGCACTTGAAATAGCCAAAAAAGATGGAATAAAAAGCATCTGTATACCCTGTACCAAATATAAAACAATACTTGATAAAGAAACTGAAATTAAATATGTTGAAGTATTAAAAGAAAACAACGTAGACCTTGTCTGTCTTGCTGGATTTATGCGAGTATTGAAAAGTACATTTATAAGAAATTTTCCAAACAGAATTATAAATATCCATCCATCTCTTTTACCATCTTTTCCCGGTCTTGAAAGTTGGCGTCAGGCACTTGAATATGGAGTAAAATTTACAGGTTGTACAGTCCATTTTGTTGACGAAGGTATTGATTCAGGACCAATAATACTTCAAGCAGTTGTCCCTATCCTTCCGGAAGACACACCTGAAACACTACATAAAAGAATTCAGGAAAAAGAACACATTATATATCCTCTTGCAATAAGATTAATCGCAGAGGGAAAAGTAAGTATTGTTGGGAGAAAAGTTTATATAAAATGAAAAACGAAGAAATTATTATCAGAAAAAGTAAGTTAAAAGATGTACCATCCATAAGACAGATAGTAAATAAATTCGCAATGGAAGGAAAAATGCTGCCTCTTTCACTAAATCAAATTTATGAAAGAATAAGAGATTTTACTGTACTGGAGAGAAATGGAAAAATTATTGGGTGTGGTGCCTTAAAAATAATATGGAAAGACCTTGCTGAAATAAGGTCTCTTGCAGTAAAACAACAGTTTCAAAAAAAGGGATACGGGAAAAAAATTGTTGAAGTTTTATTAAAAGAAGCAGAAGAACTTGAAATTAAAAGAGTTTTTGTTCTAACCTAT is a window encoding:
- the purN gene encoding phosphoribosylglycinamide formyltransferase, whose translation is MFTIGVLASGKGTNLQAIIDYIKEENLQIKIGVVISDNPQAYALEIAKKDGIKSICIPCTKYKTILDKETEIKYVEVLKENNVDLVCLAGFMRVLKSTFIRNFPNRIINIHPSLLPSFPGLESWRQALEYGVKFTGCTVHFVDEGIDSGPIILQAVVPILPEDTPETLHKRIQEKEHIIYPLAIRLIAEGKVSIVGRKVYIK
- a CDS encoding MerR family transcriptional regulator, translating into MKGKFYYIKDVSKLLDIPSHILRYWEKELNFKIMRDKKGNRIYTENDIEMLKNVKLMIYRDGFKIRGVKKKLKEKKLENKKEYVKLLNKILKKIKEIKKCLQ
- a CDS encoding N-acetyltransferase, whose amino-acid sequence is MKNEEIIIRKSKLKDVPSIRQIVNKFAMEGKMLPLSLNQIYERIRDFTVLERNGKIIGCGALKIIWKDLAEIRSLAVKQQFQKKGYGKKIVEVLLKEAEELEIKRVFVLTYNPEFFSRFGFEKISKQKLPHKIWVDCINCPKFPRCDEIPMMNILKK